One Klebsiella quasipneumoniae subsp. quasipneumoniae genomic window carries:
- a CDS encoding transglycosylase SLT domain-containing protein: protein MKGVAFGIILSLIPLSSMAADCFDMAGRDYKIDPDLLRAISWQESRFKIDAIGRNPVTGYGSGLMQIDSQHFNELSRYGIKPDHLLSDACLNIYTGAYYLAQAFKKWGVSWDAVGAYNAGFKKTPRQAARRYEYAKKIHYYYTAIKASKRTSSKDQKIAMN, encoded by the coding sequence ATGAAGGGAGTAGCGTTTGGTATCATCCTGTCTTTAATACCATTGTCATCAATGGCAGCAGACTGCTTTGATATGGCTGGCAGGGATTACAAAATTGATCCGGATCTCCTGCGTGCTATATCATGGCAAGAATCACGATTTAAAATTGATGCGATTGGGCGTAATCCTGTTACGGGTTATGGATCAGGCTTGATGCAAATTGACTCGCAGCATTTCAACGAACTGTCGCGATATGGAATAAAACCGGATCATCTTCTTAGCGATGCTTGTCTTAACATCTACACCGGAGCCTATTATCTGGCTCAGGCGTTTAAAAAGTGGGGCGTTTCGTGGGATGCAGTCGGGGCATACAATGCAGGCTTCAAAAAGACCCCGCGCCAGGCAGCAAGACGTTACGAGTATGCGAAGAAGATCCATTACTACTACACGGCTATCAAAGCAAGCAAACGAACTTCTTCTAAAGATCAGAAAATCGCCATGAACTAA
- a CDS encoding DUF5983 family protein: protein MVGILMFEFKAVCISISHMEEGDIRVLQVLSSTTNYLTCDSYLEWIHDTPYGCVIRMYDFKRHLLALKRGGVSKFLRKNLILMHREGGYLLFHFDSDADYYPGIDAVDF, encoded by the coding sequence ATGGTGGGAATACTTATGTTTGAATTTAAAGCTGTCTGTATCAGTATTTCACATATGGAAGAAGGTGATATCAGAGTTCTTCAGGTGCTTTCATCAACAACCAATTATCTAACTTGCGATAGTTACTTAGAGTGGATACATGATACACCTTATGGTTGTGTTATAAGGATGTATGATTTCAAACGCCATCTTCTGGCGCTAAAAAGAGGTGGGGTGTCAAAATTTTTACGCAAAAATCTTATACTAATGCACCGGGAGGGTGGGTATCTGCTTTTTCATTTTGATAGTGATGCCGATTATTATCCAGGTATAGATGCCGTAGATTTTTAA
- a CDS encoding DUF932 domain-containing protein translates to MRLASRFGLTHSIRQERPLTNDELVKVVPSVFSEEKHNSRSDRYTYIPTITLLDKLREEGFQPFFACQSRVRDEDKRGHTKHMVRLRREGANKGTEVPEIILLNSHDGSSSYQMIPGMFRFVCTNGLVCGTSFGEIRVPHKGDIVGRVIEGAYEVLGIFDKITEGVDVMKSIALTKEEQRLFGQAALTYRYEDENKSPVSIEQIIHPRRYEDKKDDIWTTYQRVQENLIKGGLPGRTEKGKRTTTRPVKAIDGDVKLNKALWLIAEKFRTLKGYL, encoded by the coding sequence ATGCGTTTAGCATCCCGATTTGGACTTACTCATTCCATTCGTCAGGAACGCCCACTGACTAACGATGAATTAGTCAAGGTTGTACCTTCTGTGTTTTCAGAAGAAAAGCATAATTCACGTAGTGATCGCTATACCTATATTCCAACCATTACACTGCTGGATAAATTACGTGAAGAAGGTTTCCAGCCATTTTTTGCCTGTCAGTCACGAGTAAGGGATGAGGATAAACGGGGGCATACTAAGCATATGGTAAGACTTCGCCGTGAAGGGGCCAATAAAGGAACAGAAGTACCCGAAATCATTCTTCTTAACTCGCATGATGGATCGTCCAGTTATCAAATGATCCCGGGTATGTTCCGTTTTGTATGCACAAATGGCCTTGTGTGCGGTACGTCGTTTGGTGAGATTCGTGTACCTCATAAAGGTGATATTGTTGGAAGGGTTATCGAAGGTGCTTACGAAGTTCTGGGAATTTTCGATAAAATAACTGAAGGCGTTGATGTCATGAAGTCTATTGCCTTAACCAAGGAAGAACAGCGTCTGTTTGGACAAGCTGCATTAACCTACCGATATGAAGATGAAAATAAATCTCCGGTCAGTATTGAACAGATAATTCATCCGCGCCGTTATGAAGATAAAAAAGATGACATCTGGACTACATATCAAAGGGTCCAGGAAAATCTGATTAAAGGCGGTTTGCCTGGCCGAACTGAAAAAGGGAAAAGAACAACAACCCGGCCAGTAAAAGCAATCGATGGTGATGTTAAACTCAATAAGGCATTGTGGTTAATTGCGGAGAAATTCCGCACTCTTAAAGGCTATTTATAA
- a CDS encoding type II toxin-antitoxin system HigA family antitoxin, which produces MISDANKAVNDLASIVPLLGGSSSRKDYEEARKLVEYLLEHDPDSPLVDMLTARIDAWEDNAVEFEEFNTRFEAGKNGVSLLRVLMQQYGLSQSDFENEIGNKSLVSRFLCGERSLTFDHMRALANRFQIPVSMFVD; this is translated from the coding sequence ATGATTAGCGATGCCAATAAAGCGGTGAATGACCTGGCGAGTATTGTCCCTCTGCTGGGCGGCAGTTCGTCCCGCAAAGATTACGAAGAGGCACGTAAACTCGTTGAATATCTTCTGGAACATGATCCGGACAGCCCGCTGGTTGATATGCTGACTGCCCGCATCGATGCCTGGGAAGATAACGCGGTGGAATTTGAAGAATTTAATACGCGCTTCGAAGCAGGCAAAAACGGTGTATCGTTGCTGCGGGTTCTTATGCAGCAATACGGGCTTTCTCAGTCCGATTTCGAAAACGAGATAGGTAATAAATCGCTCGTCAGCCGGTTCCTCTGTGGTGAACGCAGTCTGACCTTTGATCACATGCGGGCGCTGGCAAATCGATTTCAAATCCCGGTCTCGATGTTTGTTGACTGA
- a CDS encoding helix-turn-helix domain-containing protein: MKYKTLSQVHTEAMNDHEYSAAFEAEEASELLRETLATWRKEAGLTSAQVAERMGIKAPTISRMEKNASRMSIQTLVRYARACGVNFKIQQV; the protein is encoded by the coding sequence ATGAAATATAAAACCCTTAGCCAGGTTCATACCGAAGCAATGAACGATCATGAGTACAGCGCGGCATTCGAGGCAGAAGAAGCCTCGGAGCTACTTCGGGAAACCTTAGCAACATGGAGAAAAGAAGCGGGTTTGACGTCGGCACAGGTTGCAGAACGTATGGGCATCAAAGCGCCTACTATCTCACGTATGGAGAAGAACGCTTCGCGAATGAGTATTCAGACGCTGGTTCGGTACGCCAGAGCCTGCGGTGTTAACTTTAAAATTCAGCAGGTTTGA
- a CDS encoding type II toxin-antitoxin system RelE/ParE family toxin — translation MFTVIFHDEAEKEFTALPAAIRAKMARLLMKLEANPRQLREPDTKPLGNGLFEIRTMGADIARGIWVYQSGERIFLLRIFIKKSPKTPPAEIDQALRRLEEMQNEI, via the coding sequence ATGTTCACAGTCATCTTTCATGATGAGGCTGAAAAAGAGTTTACGGCTCTGCCTGCTGCCATTCGTGCAAAAATGGCCAGGCTACTCATGAAGCTGGAAGCAAACCCTCGCCAGCTACGCGAGCCAGATACCAAGCCGCTTGGAAACGGCCTTTTCGAAATACGTACAATGGGGGCAGATATCGCCCGCGGAATCTGGGTATATCAGAGTGGTGAACGTATTTTTCTACTTCGGATCTTTATCAAAAAATCGCCAAAAACGCCCCCGGCAGAAATAGATCAGGCACTTCGCAGACTGGAGGAAATGCAGAATGAAATATAA
- a CDS encoding type I toxin-antitoxin system Hok family toxin: protein MKLPRNALVWCVLIVCLTLLIFTCLTRNRLCEVRLKDGNREVAASLAYESNGK, encoded by the coding sequence ATGAAACTACCGCGAAACGCCCTGGTCTGGTGCGTATTAATCGTCTGTTTAACGCTCTTGATATTCACATGCCTGACCCGGAACCGCTTATGCGAAGTCCGGCTAAAGGACGGGAACAGGGAGGTCGCGGCAAGCCTGGCTTACGAATCCAACGGTAAGTAG
- a CDS encoding IS481-like element ISKpn28 family transposase has product MLMQHIGVGYFGYYRATAYAMKHSLMPEIAKLRMKALNFWDKHGIRAAADAFDVSTRTLYWWRRLLRTGGPEALIPRSKAPLVRRSRHWHPDVLKEIRRLRTELPNLGKEQIFVRLKPWCEARHFTCPSTSTIGRIIAGAHDKMRMIPVRLSARGKARLIKKRSVKPRRPKQYRPVKTGELIGMDAIELRMGDLRRYIITMIDEHSDYALALAVPSLNSDITSHFFSKATKLFPVAIRQVVTDNGKEFLGNFDKTLQEASIKHIWTYPYTPKMNATCERFNRTLREQFIEFNELLLFEDLNLFNQRMAEYLVLYNSKRPHKSLELMTPVDYILRESKNCNMWWTHTTVRGHTGVD; this is encoded by the coding sequence ATGTTGATGCAGCATATCGGTGTCGGCTATTTTGGGTATTACCGAGCAACTGCTTATGCGATGAAACACTCTCTTATGCCCGAGATTGCGAAGTTAAGAATGAAGGCTCTGAACTTCTGGGATAAGCACGGGATCCGTGCCGCAGCTGATGCTTTTGACGTATCAACGCGAACACTCTACTGGTGGCGCCGGTTACTGCGCACCGGTGGTCCAGAAGCACTAATTCCAAGAAGCAAAGCCCCTCTGGTTCGCCGTTCAAGGCACTGGCATCCTGATGTACTCAAGGAGATCAGGCGTCTGAGAACTGAGTTACCCAATCTCGGCAAAGAGCAGATTTTTGTCAGGCTGAAACCATGGTGTGAAGCGCGGCATTTTACCTGTCCCAGCACGTCAACCATTGGAAGAATCATTGCTGGTGCTCACGATAAAATGCGGATGATCCCCGTACGCCTCAGCGCCAGGGGCAAAGCCCGGTTGATAAAAAAACGCTCAGTGAAGCCCAGAAGACCAAAACAATACCGCCCGGTAAAAACAGGCGAACTCATAGGGATGGACGCGATTGAACTCAGGATGGGGGACCTACGCCGCTATATCATTACCATGATCGACGAGCACAGCGACTATGCGCTGGCCCTGGCGGTCCCTTCACTCAACAGCGATATTACCAGCCATTTCTTCAGCAAGGCCACAAAGCTCTTTCCTGTCGCTATCAGACAAGTTGTCACTGACAACGGTAAGGAGTTCCTCGGTAACTTTGATAAAACGCTACAGGAAGCCTCGATTAAACACATCTGGACCTATCCGTACACACCGAAAATGAATGCGACCTGTGAGCGATTTAACCGGACACTTAGAGAACAATTTATTGAATTCAATGAATTGTTGCTTTTTGAGGACCTGAATTTGTTTAATCAAAGAATGGCTGAATATCTGGTGCTGTATAACAGCAAAAGGCCACATAAATCACTCGAACTGATGACGCCAGTGGACTATATTTTACGTGAGAGTAAAAATTGCAATATGTGGTGGACCCATACAACGGTAAGAGGCCATACTGGTGTTGACTAG
- a CDS encoding plasmid SOS inhibition protein A: MIPSSSALVSLKPARQAALQAIMTVEEARQRGARLPSMPHVRTFLRLLTGCSRINSDVARRIPGIHRDPKGRLSSLKQVEEALDMLISSHGEYCPLPLTMDVQAENFPEVLHTRTVRRLKRQDFAFTRKMRREARQVEQSWLLRQNLLGQAVTELNFQSPETVCTWYTRWSDEFDAAELAAPFWRWQSRFASLKELDWLRISGEPLYAVMYEIPFIVRETPEHIRVAERWQVPNKLADRSGV; the protein is encoded by the coding sequence ATGATCCCGTCATCCAGTGCTCTTGTATCCCTGAAACCAGCCCGTCAGGCAGCGCTGCAGGCCATCATGACGGTGGAAGAGGCTCGCCAGCGCGGCGCACGTCTGCCATCGATGCCACACGTCCGGACATTCCTGCGCCTGCTGACAGGCTGTAGCCGGATTAACAGTGACGTTGCCCGCCGTATTCCTGGCATTCACCGTGATCCAAAAGGCCGCCTTTCCAGCCTGAAACAGGTAGAAGAGGCGCTGGATATGCTTATCTCCAGCCACGGGGAATACTGTCCGCTGCCGCTGACAATGGATGTGCAGGCTGAAAATTTTCCGGAAGTCCTTCATACCCGAACAGTACGCAGGCTAAAACGTCAGGACTTTGCCTTCACCCGAAAAATGCGCCGTGAAGCCCGTCAGGTCGAGCAGTCCTGGTTACTGCGTCAGAACCTGCTGGGACAGGCTGTCACAGAACTGAATTTTCAGTCACCGGAAACCGTCTGCACCTGGTACACCCGGTGGAGCGACGAGTTTGACGCGGCAGAGCTTGCAGCACCGTTCTGGCGCTGGCAGTCGCGATTCGCATCGCTGAAGGAACTTGACTGGCTTCGCATCAGCGGTGAGCCGCTGTATGCAGTGATGTACGAAATTCCGTTTATTGTCCGGGAAACACCTGAGCATATTCGTGTTGCTGAACGCTGGCAGGTGCCAAATAAGCTGGCTGATCGGAGTGGTGTATGA
- the psiB gene encoding conjugation system SOS inhibitor PsiB — MKTLLTLDVLKTMSSDELEDYRAAGEDFRRELSHAVMRDLTSPSSWSVNAEYRCEFGGFFPVQIRFTPPHGHFDVAVCSPGELNPRWIVVFVTRDGQPFSVVRVMDAFNPELITHTLDLIECLDAGGYSFASIISTLSQEGAQ; from the coding sequence ATGAAAACGTTACTGACTCTGGATGTCCTGAAAACCATGTCTTCTGATGAGCTGGAAGACTACCGCGCCGCCGGTGAAGACTTTCGCCGGGAGCTGAGTCACGCTGTCATGCGCGATCTGACCTCACCGTCCAGCTGGTCCGTGAATGCCGAATACCGGTGCGAATTTGGCGGCTTCTTTCCTGTCCAGATCCGTTTTACCCCCCCTCATGGTCACTTTGATGTGGCGGTATGCAGCCCGGGGGAGTTGAATCCTCGCTGGATAGTGGTCTTTGTTACCCGTGACGGTCAGCCGTTCTCTGTCGTTCGCGTGATGGATGCATTCAACCCTGAACTCATCACCCATACTCTGGATCTCATCGAGTGTCTTGACGCCGGTGGCTACTCGTTTGCCAGCATCATCAGCACGCTGTCACAGGAGGGCGCACAATGA